The following are encoded in a window of Helicobacter anatolicus genomic DNA:
- a CDS encoding coiled-coil domain-containing protein, whose protein sequence is MHTTHRNITFEILNDLFSASTNLNDFNNNISNNLLRLLQTQGFTQEFSTLIPFLQEFYASKGLNATIKLKKNIIEIKTIITNPNNNAYIDFLSLWIKSQFNNKEITPEIFQAIINHSKQHFSFHDEKLLKSIIRNAIKKSFNLKNRDSLFFKNFKIYVRKFDYDFAQINKELRNIKKLNSSQLLAISDKDNISMLLKNSNPKIILQDCTNNILQNIKTFPVVINAKFYNKLLHNVTRDFRIQIGKILDNQISSFNQTCFAEDFVRENITIILLPLAKKIIYYFFSHPDLWTNFLQTYQKKLLTDSSQNLQNILADYFAAQEKIDIKNNNIQNITRQIKENEKNIFELQQKSLKKDTELQNLNKDYENNKANLKTTTITSTEQENINSNLSRLLNEQKTALFALEKLTESIEMLKKDNNMLQQEIKSYQAKIQELQANMFSKTEKFNIICNNFVNYLAEYKNEIQ, encoded by the coding sequence ATAATCTTTTACGATTATTGCAAACACAAGGCTTTACGCAAGAATTTTCCACCCTAATTCCATTTCTTCAAGAATTTTATGCCTCCAAAGGACTTAATGCAACAATCAAACTCAAAAAAAATATCATAGAGATTAAAACCATTATTACCAATCCCAACAACAATGCCTATATTGATTTTCTCTCCCTATGGATCAAATCGCAATTCAACAACAAAGAAATCACACCAGAAATCTTTCAGGCCATCATCAATCACTCAAAACAACATTTTAGCTTTCATGATGAAAAACTTTTAAAATCTATTATCCGCAACGCAATTAAAAAATCTTTCAATCTTAAAAACCGCGATAGTTTGTTTTTCAAAAACTTTAAAATATATGTAAGAAAATTTGATTATGACTTTGCACAAATCAATAAAGAACTTAGAAATATCAAAAAACTCAACTCCTCACAGCTTCTTGCAATTTCAGACAAAGACAATATTTCCATGCTCCTAAAAAACAGCAATCCTAAAATAATTTTACAAGATTGCACTAATAATATTTTGCAAAATATAAAGACCTTCCCTGTCGTTATCAATGCAAAATTTTATAATAAATTGTTACACAATGTCACTAGAGATTTTAGAATCCAAATTGGAAAAATTCTAGATAATCAAATATCAAGCTTCAATCAAACTTGTTTTGCTGAAGATTTTGTCCGTGAAAATATCACCATTATTCTCCTCCCTCTCGCAAAAAAAATTATTTATTATTTTTTCTCTCATCCTGATTTATGGACAAATTTTTTACAAACTTATCAAAAAAAACTTCTTACAGATTCAAGCCAGAATCTCCAAAATATTTTGGCAGATTATTTTGCAGCACAAGAAAAAATTGACATTAAAAACAACAATATTCAAAATATCACACGACAAATTAAAGAAAATGAGAAAAATATTTTTGAACTTCAACAAAAATCTCTAAAAAAAGATACTGAACTACAAAACCTTAACAAAGACTATGAAAATAACAAAGCCAACCTCAAAACCACCACCATCACAAGCACAGAACAAGAAAATATCAACTCTAATCTCTCACGCCTTCTCAATGAACAAAAAACCGCTCTATTTGCTCTTGAAAAACTTACAGAAAGCATTGAAATGCTCAAAAAAGATAACAATATGCTACAGCAAGAAATCAAATCCTACCAAGCAAAGATTCAAGAACTTCAGGCAAATATGTTTTCAAAAACAGAAAAATTTAATATAATTTGCAATAATTTTGTAAATTATCTCGCAGAATATAAAAATGAAATCCAATAA
- a CDS encoding sensor histidine kinase — protein MFIVFLTTISLCNHILKSIKKHEEKLCQVIKDKTLQLENINKNLKKTINKEVESSRKKDQIMYQQDRLASMGEMIQNIAHQWRQPLNSLIVLIQSFKTKFYNGKLDENFINTQTEDGLKIAKSMSETIENFRHFFQPNKLKSSFSIIESIEDSIKLIDFVLKQNNITIHRDYSEDFEFYGYKNAFTQVVLNILKNAQDAIIEQKIPQGHCYVILKKKYDKITIIIQDNAGGIKQKSLYKIFEPYFTTKHKSTGTGIGLYMTKEIIEKQMQGTISAHNMQWHIAGEEQSFYGASFIIELPCTTNKNF, from the coding sequence ATGTTTATAGTTTTTTTAACCACTATTTCTTTGTGCAATCATATCCTTAAGTCAATCAAAAAACATGAAGAGAAACTTTGTCAAGTTATCAAAGACAAAACCTTGCAACTCGAAAATATCAACAAAAATCTCAAAAAAACTATCAATAAGGAAGTAGAATCCTCAAGAAAAAAAGATCAAATCATGTATCAACAAGATCGTCTTGCTTCTATGGGAGAAATGATACAAAATATTGCTCATCAATGGAGACAGCCTCTAAACTCTCTTATTGTCCTTATCCAGAGCTTTAAGACCAAATTTTACAATGGCAAACTTGATGAAAATTTTATCAATACACAAACCGAAGATGGTCTAAAAATTGCAAAGTCTATGTCAGAAACTATAGAAAATTTTCGCCATTTTTTCCAACCCAATAAGTTAAAAAGTTCATTTTCCATTATAGAATCTATCGAGGATTCTATCAAACTTATAGATTTTGTCCTAAAACAAAACAATATTACAATCCATCGCGATTATAGTGAGGATTTTGAGTTTTATGGTTACAAAAATGCCTTTACACAAGTTGTTTTAAATATACTAAAAAATGCACAAGACGCCATTATTGAGCAAAAAATTCCTCAAGGACATTGCTACGTAATTTTGAAAAAAAAATATGATAAAATTACTATCATTATTCAAGATAATGCTGGTGGAATTAAACAAAAAAGTCTCTATAAGATTTTTGAACCCTACTTTACCACCAAACACAAATCGACAGGGACAGGAATAGGTCTTTATATGACAAAAGAGATTATCGAAAAACAAATGCAAGGAACAATCAGTGCCCACAATATGCAATGGCATATTGCGGGAGAAGAACAAAGCTTTTATGGAGCAAGTTTTATTATCGAGCTACCTTGCACAACAAATAAAAATTTCTAG
- a CDS encoding response regulator, with the protein MEQYKKLKDLTILYVEDDADTQRLTSMILEDYVGRLILAKNGQDALKLFQSHNIDLILTDILMPKTNGIEFIRNVRSSEQNNNCPVIITTAHTEVPYLLDAISLHVDGYILKPIDVDELLSALQKAVLPKLQAVKLESQELLIRAISAFVGGKKIEIIKFLLDHCDKDNIYHGSYEDIIAKINVSKPTIVKTFKQLIDVGLLIKIKNKVYKIHPNIEIVDEES; encoded by the coding sequence ATGGAACAATACAAAAAACTAAAAGATTTAACCATACTTTATGTAGAAGATGATGCAGATACCCAAAGACTAACCTCAATGATTCTTGAGGATTATGTAGGCAGATTAATTTTGGCAAAAAATGGACAAGATGCTTTAAAACTTTTTCAATCTCATAATATTGATTTAATTCTTACAGATATTTTAATGCCAAAGACAAATGGTATTGAGTTTATCAGAAATGTTCGATCTAGCGAACAAAATAATAATTGTCCTGTTATCATTACCACTGCGCACACCGAGGTTCCTTATCTCCTTGATGCAATTAGCCTCCATGTTGATGGCTACATTCTTAAGCCTATTGATGTTGATGAATTATTAAGCGCACTTCAAAAGGCTGTTCTTCCAAAACTCCAAGCTGTAAAATTAGAATCCCAAGAACTCCTTATTCGTGCTATTTCCGCATTTGTTGGAGGGAAAAAAATTGAGATTATCAAATTTTTGCTTGATCATTGTGATAAAGACAATATCTACCACGGCTCTTATGAGGATATTATTGCTAAAATCAATGTTTCAAAACCTACTATTGTAAAAACCTTTAAGCAACTTATTGATGTTGGCTTATTAATAAAAATTAAAAATAAAGTCTATAAAATTCATCCAAATATTGAAATTGTCGATGAAGAATCTTGA